A DNA window from Ranitomeya imitator isolate aRanImi1 chromosome 2, aRanImi1.pri, whole genome shotgun sequence contains the following coding sequences:
- the LOC138663679 gene encoding oocyte zinc finger protein XlCOF22-like has product MDKDRDKIAERILHLTLEILFRLTGEDYAVVKKTSSERCQDLVCEGRGRSLSPITGPPPNTLIHEDINDKTILELTYKMIELLTREVPIRCQEVAVYFSMDEWEYLEEHKNLYKDVMMEVPQPVTSPDLSSKRTTTEICPCPVLPQDCKQEDPNVPQDHQDKDLSHINTTETYVRGDEWCKEEIPTYDYPDYCTRRSEGQLTSSIFKSDDLEIPQDAIEVNAITSDIPSSLHSSKDLSSDPMKQVQSPDSLPTTKENQSHKIRIKKPTAPKAKKPFSRSKNGNGFPLEKSFLKHQNIYPEENQFYCSKCGKYFNHKSDLDSHQRNHTGEKPFSCSECGKCFLWKSYLVRHRKSHTGEKPFSCSECGKCFTEKSSLATHKKTHTGEKPFSCSECGKCFIQKSDLVKHQRIHTGEKPFSCSECGKCFIQKSDLVKHQRIHTGKKTFSCSECGKCFIQKSDLVRHQISHTEKKPLTCSECGKCFNQKSHFGKRKRTHTGEKPFSFSECGKCFVKKSYILSHQRIHTTKEPF; this is encoded by the exons atggataaggACAGAGACAAGATagcagagaggatattacacctcaccttagagatcctcttccggcttactggagag GATTacgcagtagtgaagaagacctctagtgagcgctgtcaggatctTGTGTGTGAGGGACGGGGAAGATCCCTGAGCCCAATTACAGGGCCTCCACCTAacaccctgatacatgaggacatcaatgacaagacgatcctagaactcacctacaagatgattgagctgctgactagagag gttcctataaggtgtcaagaagtcgctgtctatttctccatggatgagtgggagtatttagaagaacacaaaaacctgtacaaggatgtcatgatggaggttccccagcccgttacatcaccag atctatccagtaagaggacgacCACAGAGATATGTCCCTGTCctgttcttccacaggactgtaaacaagaagatcccaatgttcctcaggatcatcag gataAAGATCTgagccatattaatactacagagacatatgtgaggggtgatgagtggtgtaaagaggagattcctacatatgactacccag attactgtaccaggagatcagagggacagctgacatcttcaatttttaaatcagatgatcttgagatcccacaggatgcaattgaagtgaatgccattacttcaGATATACCATCATCACTTCACAGCAGCaaggatctgtcatctgatcctatgaaacaggtccagtctcctgattcattaccgactactaaggaaaatcaaagtcacaaaataagaatCAAAAAACCAACTGCTCCCAAAGCAAAGAAACCATTTTCACGTTCAAAAAATGGAAATGGTTTTCCCCTGgaaaagtcttttcttaaacatcaaaaCATTTACCCAGAAGAGAACCAATTTTATTGCTCCAAgtgtggaaaatattttaaccaTAAATCAGACCTTGATagtcaccagagaaatcacacaggggagaagccattttcatgttcagaatgtggaaaatgttttttatggaaatcatatcttgttagacACCGcaaaagtcacacaggggagaagccattttcctgttcggaatgtggaaaatgttttacagagaaatcaagtcttgCTACACAtaaaaaaactcacacaggggaaaagcctttttcatgttcagaatgtgggaaatgttttattcagaAATCAGATttagttaagcaccagagaattcatacaggggaaaagcctttttcatgttctgaatgtgggaaatgttttattcagaAATCAGATttagttaagcaccagagaattcacacaggaaaaaaaaccttttcatgttcagaatgtgggaaatgttttatccagaaatccgATTTAGTTAGGCACCAGATCAGTCACACAGAGAAGAAGCCTTtaacctgttcagaatgtgggaaatgttttaatcagaaatcacatTTTGGTAAGCgcaaaagaactcacacaggggagaagcctttttcattttccgaatgtggaaaatgttttgtgaagaaatcataTATTCTTAgtcaccaaagaattcacacaacAAAGGAGCCTTTTTaa